From a single Deltaproteobacteria bacterium genomic region:
- the rplQ gene encoding 50S ribosomal protein L17 yields the protein MRHNCTGRKLSRTTSHRKALMRNMVTSLLEHERIETTLAKAKELRIEADHMITLAKQGDLHARRQALAVIQDKKVVYKLFGEIKDRFLERNGGYTQITKLRYRKGDGAPVSVIELVGRSEDKKVKKKKTKTQKAMDKVKGLMPGQGKKEEGAEKKADETQ from the coding sequence ATGAGGCATAATTGTACTGGAAGAAAATTAAGTCGCACCACCAGTCATCGGAAGGCCCTGATGCGGAACATGGTCACTTCCCTCCTGGAACATGAACGAATCGAAACCACTCTGGCCAAGGCCAAAGAACTTCGGATCGAGGCCGATCACATGATTACTTTGGCCAAACAGGGAGATCTTCATGCCCGTCGGCAGGCCCTGGCGGTTATTCAAGATAAGAAGGTCGTTTACAAATTGTTCGGAGAAATCAAAGACCGTTTTTTAGAACGTAACGGCGGGTATACCCAGATCACCAAATTGCGTTATCGTAAAGGGGACGGCGCCCCTGTTTCCGTCATCGAACTGGTCGGACGCTCTGAAGATAAAAAAGTCAAAAAGAAAAAGACGAAGACCCAGAAGGCCATGGATAAGGTGAAAGGGCTGATGCCCGGACAAGGCAAGAAAGAAGAAGGGGCTGAAAAAAAAGCCGATGAGACACAATAA